The following are encoded in a window of Calderihabitans maritimus genomic DNA:
- the dnaX gene encoding DNA polymerase III subunit gamma/tau yields MGYLALYRQWRPQTFREIVGQEHVTKTLQNALVAKRISHAYLFCGPRGTGKTSTAKVLAKAVNCQERTEGEPCNRCFMCKRITEGSSMDVIEIDAASNRGIDEIRDLREKVKFAPTEGKYKVYIVDEVHMLTTEAFNALLKTLEEPPAHVIFILATTEPHKIPLTILSRCQRFDFHRVSNQLIMDQVSRIVKAYQIEITPEALNLIARAASGGLRDALSILDQCMAFCSNKIEEEDVAELIGSAGESFLFALVDTIIQQRPGEALKLLDEVLQKGKDPRLLLWDLLEHLRNLLVTKVSQNPSALIISTEEMMTKIREQAEKFSLTQLFELIDVFRQYEAEIKWSNQPRLLVELAIIKGIKNVGEVEGAVSTSPKIKSSPGKGVESNSGIKENPQTLTFAEIKQRWPEVLEVVRKTKITVYAFLIEGKVQELKGNTVLVGFNQDCTFHKEKLEEKENRELIEKVLYRVFGRNLTLQCITINSDKPQRESKKSSEDDQLVQKALELFGGSLVEIKD; encoded by the coding sequence ATGGGTTATCTGGCTTTATACCGGCAGTGGAGACCTCAAACCTTCCGGGAGATAGTTGGCCAAGAACATGTTACCAAAACGCTGCAAAACGCCTTAGTAGCCAAGCGCATTTCTCATGCTTATCTTTTTTGTGGTCCTCGGGGTACAGGGAAGACCAGTACAGCTAAAGTGCTGGCTAAAGCGGTAAATTGTCAGGAAAGAACGGAAGGAGAACCCTGTAATCGTTGTTTTATGTGTAAACGTATTACTGAGGGAAGTTCTATGGATGTTATTGAAATAGATGCTGCCTCTAACAGGGGAATTGACGAAATCAGGGATTTGCGCGAAAAGGTGAAATTTGCTCCTACGGAAGGGAAGTATAAAGTATATATTGTTGATGAAGTACATATGTTAACTACCGAAGCTTTTAACGCTTTGTTAAAAACCTTGGAGGAACCACCCGCTCATGTAATTTTTATTTTAGCAACCACTGAACCCCACAAAATTCCTTTAACAATTTTATCCCGCTGTCAACGCTTCGATTTTCACCGGGTAAGCAACCAGCTTATTATGGACCAAGTATCTCGGATTGTAAAGGCATATCAGATTGAGATAACCCCAGAAGCATTGAATTTAATTGCCCGGGCAGCCTCAGGCGGATTAAGAGATGCTTTAAGTATTTTGGATCAGTGTATGGCCTTTTGCAGTAATAAGATAGAAGAAGAGGATGTAGCTGAATTGATCGGCAGCGCCGGGGAAAGTTTTCTGTTTGCGCTAGTTGATACAATTATACAGCAGCGGCCAGGAGAAGCCTTAAAGTTGCTGGATGAAGTTTTACAGAAAGGCAAGGACCCTCGGCTTCTACTATGGGATTTATTAGAGCATCTTCGCAATCTTCTGGTAACCAAAGTCTCTCAGAATCCTTCAGCCCTGATTATTTCCACCGAGGAAATGATGACTAAAATTAGGGAGCAGGCAGAAAAGTTTTCCTTGACCCAATTGTTTGAGCTAATTGATGTATTCCGTCAGTATGAAGCAGAAATAAAATGGAGTAATCAGCCCCGCCTGTTGGTGGAATTAGCCATAATAAAAGGTATTAAGAACGTAGGGGAGGTAGAAGGTGCGGTTAGCACCTCGCCGAAAATCAAATCCAGTCCGGGGAAAGGGGTTGAATCCAACTCCGGTATAAAAGAGAATCCACAAACTCTAACGTTTGCTGAAATTAAACAAAGATGGCCTGAAGTTTTGGAGGTAGTCCGCAAAACCAAAATTACTGTTTATGCCTTTTTAATAGAAGGGAAAGTACAAGAATTAAAAGGTAACACCGTCCTGGTGGGGTTTAATCAAGACTGTACTTTTCACAAGGAGAAATTGGAAGAAAAAGAAAACAGAGAGCTAATTGAAAAAGTGTTGTACAGAGTGTTTGGGCGTAATTTGACGTTACAATGTATAACTATCAATAGCGATAAACCTCAGAGAGAGAGTAAAAAGTCTTCCGAAGATGATCAGTTGGTAC
- the tadA gene encoding tRNA adenosine(34) deaminase TadA: protein MKHREYMQQALVEAEKAFAKDEVPIGAVITYGDKIIARAHNLKESKKNPVAHAEILAIQEAAAAIGSWRLTGCSLYVTLEPCPMCTGAMVQARISRLIYGAADPKAGAVDSVINLANHPRLNHQIEVIAGVMEEESRDILKRFFAKLR from the coding sequence GTGAAACACCGGGAATATATGCAGCAGGCTTTAGTGGAAGCGGAGAAAGCCTTTGCTAAAGACGAAGTTCCTATTGGGGCAGTAATCACCTATGGAGACAAAATTATTGCCCGAGCACACAATTTAAAAGAAAGTAAAAAGAACCCGGTGGCTCACGCTGAAATACTGGCTATTCAAGAAGCTGCTGCTGCCATTGGTAGTTGGAGGCTAACAGGTTGCTCTTTGTATGTAACCCTGGAACCCTGTCCCATGTGTACAGGGGCTATGGTGCAAGCCAGAATCAGTCGGTTGATTTACGGAGCAGCCGATCCTAAGGCGGGAGCAGTAGATTCGGTAATTAACCTAGCTAACCACCCTCGCTTAAACCATCAAATAGAAGTTATAGCCGGTGTGATGGAAGAAGAAAGCCGGGATATTCTTAAGCGGTTTTTTGCCAAATTAAGATAA
- the serS gene encoding serine--tRNA ligase, translated as MLDLKFVRNNPTLVEEGLRKRGIQMSLDEFLDLDNRRRELLFQVEQLKKKRNEVSQEIGKLKKAGADAENLVVEMREVSQTIKNLDEEVKKVEGEIYNYLLNIPNLPHETVPEGANEEDNVEVRRWGEISQFPFKPKPHWEIAENLDIIDFSRGAKVAGARFVFYKGLGAKLERALINFMLDLHTNEHGYIEVFPPFLVNRESMIGTGQLPKFAEDMFQVAKTDYYLIPTAEVPVTNLYSNEILDEDMLPIYHVAYSACFRAEAGAHGRDTRGLIRQHQFNKVELVKFTRPEESYEELEKLTRNAERVLQLLGLPYRVVNLCSGDLGFSAAKTYDLEVWLPSFSEYREISSCSNFEDYQARRANIRYRPKGKGKPQYVHTLNGSGIAVGRTVAAILENYQQEDGSVIIPEVLRPYMNGLEVIRKKIS; from the coding sequence ATGTTAGATTTAAAATTTGTCAGGAATAATCCTACCCTAGTAGAAGAAGGTTTGAGAAAAAGAGGCATTCAGATGAGCCTGGACGAATTTCTTGACTTGGACAACAGGAGAAGAGAGCTCTTGTTTCAAGTGGAACAGCTTAAAAAGAAGCGAAACGAAGTTTCGCAAGAGATAGGAAAACTGAAAAAGGCAGGGGCTGATGCTGAAAACTTAGTAGTGGAAATGCGGGAAGTATCCCAAACTATTAAAAACTTAGATGAAGAAGTAAAGAAAGTAGAAGGTGAAATTTATAATTATTTACTGAACATACCCAATCTCCCTCATGAAACGGTTCCGGAAGGTGCTAACGAGGAGGATAATGTAGAAGTTCGCCGCTGGGGAGAAATTTCACAGTTTCCCTTTAAGCCTAAGCCTCATTGGGAAATTGCTGAAAACCTGGACATTATTGATTTTTCTCGCGGAGCCAAAGTGGCTGGAGCTCGTTTCGTTTTCTATAAGGGGTTAGGAGCAAAGCTTGAAAGAGCGCTTATCAATTTCATGCTGGACCTGCATACAAACGAACACGGGTATATAGAGGTTTTTCCTCCCTTTTTGGTTAACCGGGAAAGCATGATTGGTACCGGACAATTACCGAAGTTTGCGGAAGATATGTTTCAGGTGGCAAAAACGGATTACTATCTGATTCCTACGGCCGAAGTTCCTGTGACCAACCTGTATAGCAATGAGATACTAGATGAAGACATGCTTCCCATATATCATGTAGCTTACAGTGCATGCTTTCGGGCAGAAGCGGGTGCTCACGGCAGGGATACCAGAGGGTTGATAAGGCAGCACCAGTTTAATAAAGTGGAACTGGTCAAGTTTACCAGGCCTGAAGAATCTTATGAGGAACTGGAAAAACTGACTCGTAACGCGGAAAGAGTGCTTCAGTTATTGGGGTTACCTTACCGGGTAGTAAATTTGTGCAGTGGCGATCTAGGCTTTTCCGCCGCCAAAACTTACGACTTAGAGGTATGGCTTCCCAGTTTTAGTGAATACCGGGAAATTTCTTCTTGTAGTAACTTTGAAGATTACCAAGCTCGTAGGGCTAATATTCGATATAGACCCAAAGGGAAAGGCAAACCTCAATACGTTCATACTCTTAACGGATCTGGAATAGCAGTAGGACGCACAGTAGCTGCTATTTTAGAAAACTACCAGCAGGAGGATGGTTCAGTAATTATACCGGAGGTACTACGCCCCTACATGAACGGGTTGGAAGTAATAAGGAAAAAAATATCTTAG
- the serA gene encoding phosphoglycerate dehydrogenase: protein MRILVSDSISEKGIEILRKEGGYQVDVKTKLSEDELVDIIGDYHALVVRSQTKVTRRIIESARQLKIIGRAGVGIDNIDVDAATERGIVVVNAPEGNTVAATEHTIAMMLALARNIPQANQLLKNGKWERKKFLGVELRGKTLGIIGLGKIGSGVAKRAKAMEMKVLAYDPFISEDRAQRLGVELVDFDRIIKESDFITVHLPLTKETYHMISWQQFEAMKPGVRICNVARGGIVDEEALYEALKSGKVAGAAIDVFEQEPLTESPLFELDNVIVTPHLGASTEEAQVNVAVEVAYDIIAGLRGEPVKNAVNIPSIKPELLKVIQPYVDLVEKLGKFISQVSEGHIKQVEIKYNGEMAQYDVTSLTNTFLKGLLRPVLKDAVNYVNAPLIAKNRGIKVYESKSVELEDYANLITVKVTTDKCEKSVAGTLFGKNEPRIVRIDGYTVDAVPEGHMLVIPHIDKPRIIGPVGNLIGALDVNIAGMQVGRKVIGGKAVMFLNIDAPVPEETLKEIAKIDGILDVKYVHL from the coding sequence ATGCGCATACTAGTCAGTGATTCTATTTCAGAAAAAGGGATAGAAATTTTGAGGAAAGAAGGAGGTTATCAGGTCGACGTTAAAACCAAACTTTCGGAAGACGAGTTGGTAGACATCATAGGCGATTATCACGCTTTAGTCGTTAGAAGTCAGACCAAGGTTACCCGGAGAATTATCGAAAGTGCCAGGCAGCTAAAAATTATTGGCCGAGCAGGTGTTGGTATTGACAATATTGATGTGGATGCTGCTACCGAGCGGGGTATAGTGGTGGTTAATGCTCCGGAAGGGAATACCGTGGCTGCTACGGAGCATACCATTGCCATGATGTTAGCCCTGGCCAGAAACATTCCTCAGGCCAACCAGTTGCTTAAGAACGGTAAGTGGGAACGAAAGAAATTTTTAGGGGTGGAACTGCGCGGTAAAACTTTGGGTATCATTGGTTTGGGGAAAATAGGAAGTGGCGTGGCAAAAAGGGCTAAAGCCATGGAAATGAAAGTGCTGGCCTATGACCCCTTTATTTCTGAAGACCGAGCCCAAAGGCTGGGGGTAGAACTGGTAGACTTTGACCGGATTATAAAGGAGTCCGACTTCATAACCGTACATCTTCCTTTGACCAAAGAAACTTACCATATGATCAGTTGGCAACAATTTGAAGCTATGAAACCAGGGGTACGAATTTGCAACGTAGCCCGCGGAGGTATAGTTGACGAGGAAGCTCTTTACGAGGCGCTCAAGTCCGGAAAGGTAGCAGGCGCAGCCATAGACGTGTTTGAACAGGAACCTCTAACCGAAAGTCCCTTATTTGAACTGGACAACGTTATTGTTACGCCTCATTTAGGTGCTTCAACGGAGGAAGCTCAAGTCAATGTGGCCGTAGAAGTGGCGTATGATATTATTGCCGGCTTAAGGGGCGAACCCGTTAAAAATGCGGTCAATATTCCTTCTATCAAACCGGAGTTATTGAAAGTTATACAACCATATGTTGACTTGGTGGAAAAGCTAGGTAAATTTATATCCCAGGTTTCGGAAGGACATATTAAGCAGGTAGAAATAAAGTATAACGGCGAAATGGCTCAGTATGACGTAACGTCTCTCACTAATACGTTTTTGAAAGGGTTACTGAGGCCGGTATTAAAGGATGCTGTAAACTATGTAAATGCTCCCTTGATAGCCAAAAACCGGGGTATCAAAGTGTATGAGAGCAAATCGGTAGAGTTAGAAGACTATGCAAATTTGATTACCGTCAAGGTAACTACCGATAAATGCGAAAAGTCGGTTGCCGGTACTCTTTTTGGGAAAAATGAACCGCGCATTGTTCGTATTGACGGCTACACCGTTGATGCAGTTCCGGAAGGACATATGCTGGTGATACCCCATATTGACAAACCTAGAATCATTGGTCCGGTAGGCAACCTGATCGGAGCTCTTGATGTAAATATTGCCGGAATGCAGGTCGGTAGAAAGGTAATTGGAGGCAAAGCAGTAATGTTTTTGAATATAGATGCCCCTGTACCGGAAGAAACGTTGAAGGAAATTGCAAAAATAGATGGAATTTTAGACGTGAAGTACGTACATCTCTAA
- a CDS encoding pyridoxal-phosphate-dependent aminotransferase family protein: MREDQIFLLPGPTPVPPQSLRSMSSPMINHRGPAFKEILEEVTPQIQKIMETKNDVFILTASGTGGMEAAVANFTSPGDKVLVASIGSFGERFKKICERYGTVVDFIDFPWGTAIDPEVIREKLNKDKKREIKAIFLQHNETSTGVINDLKAVSEARGEHPALLIVDAVSGLAAGELKTDAWNLDVVISGSQKAFMIPPGLAMISVSQRAWEVAQKSTNPVFYFDLKQYKEFLSKGQTPWTPAISLFYALKESLQLMLEEGLDNILKRHRLHRDMVRAGVKAIGLELLASDEVASPAVTAVIAPEGIQVNAIRSLMQNKYNVALAGGQGKLKNKIFRIGHLGYVKPTDIFAALASLELVLTELGLKVDLGVGVRAAQRVLLERSGENAHTSQ; the protein is encoded by the coding sequence ATGCGAGAAGATCAAATTTTCTTATTGCCTGGGCCGACACCGGTTCCCCCACAGTCTTTGAGGTCCATGAGCTCACCTATGATAAATCACCGGGGCCCGGCCTTCAAAGAGATTTTAGAAGAGGTAACTCCTCAAATACAGAAGATCATGGAGACAAAAAATGATGTGTTTATTTTAACCGCTTCGGGTACCGGCGGGATGGAAGCAGCGGTGGCTAACTTCACTTCTCCGGGGGATAAGGTTTTGGTGGCTTCCATAGGTTCATTTGGAGAAAGGTTTAAGAAAATTTGTGAACGTTACGGAACGGTCGTAGATTTTATTGATTTTCCCTGGGGGACGGCTATTGATCCGGAAGTAATCAGGGAGAAGTTAAATAAGGATAAGAAGCGGGAAATTAAAGCCATCTTTTTACAGCACAATGAAACTTCGACCGGGGTTATTAACGATCTTAAAGCTGTGAGCGAGGCGAGAGGTGAACATCCAGCTCTACTCATAGTTGATGCCGTCAGCGGACTTGCAGCCGGGGAATTGAAGACAGATGCTTGGAATTTGGATGTAGTTATAAGTGGTTCCCAGAAGGCCTTCATGATTCCTCCGGGGCTGGCTATGATCAGTGTTAGTCAACGAGCGTGGGAAGTGGCCCAAAAGAGCACCAATCCGGTTTTCTACTTCGATTTAAAACAGTATAAGGAGTTTTTGTCCAAAGGACAAACACCTTGGACTCCGGCTATTTCTCTCTTTTATGCTCTAAAAGAATCGCTTCAGCTAATGTTGGAGGAGGGGCTTGATAATATACTGAAACGGCACCGTTTACATAGGGATATGGTCAGGGCCGGGGTTAAAGCTATAGGTCTGGAATTGCTGGCTTCAGATGAAGTAGCTTCTCCTGCCGTAACTGCGGTAATTGCACCGGAGGGAATCCAGGTTAACGCTATCAGAAGCCTTATGCAGAATAAATATAACGTGGCTTTAGCCGGTGGACAAGGCAAGCTAAAAAACAAGATTTTCCGTATCGGTCATTTGGGTTATGTTAAGCCTACTGATATTTTTGCCGCGTTGGCTTCCCTGGAATTAGTATTAACTGAACTAGGGTTGAAAGTTGATTTGGGTGTAGGGGTACGAGCTGCTCAGAGAGTATTACTGGAAAGGAGTGGGGAAAATGCGCATACTAGTCAGTGA
- a CDS encoding glycoside hydrolase family 15 protein, translated as MDFLQQSVEIIKESQSKYGSFPASPNFKTYQYCWLRDGTFIAYALDLVGEHERSERFYNWVDSTLKRYSYKYKNLIEKQLRKEIIGTDEYFHTRYTLAGEEGQEPWGNFQLDGYGTYLWGLSQHIRLAGKNPILWVTSIETVIDYLLKFWWVPCFDCWEENENWVHPSTLGCIYGGLKEIIIDFDYKKDLVNNVLIQIKEKILTEYVEDGHFVKLPGSSEVDANLLWLSVPFGVIEPQHPLMRRTVEKIEEDLTDGGVKRYRTDTYYGGGQWVLLTAWLGWYYCKVGEWNKAKRCLKWVEDQFDGEGRLPEQVPYCLNSEEHYWKWVNKWGPIAKPLLWSHAMYIILKLAVMKA; from the coding sequence GTGGACTTTCTTCAGCAAAGTGTCGAGATCATTAAGGAGAGCCAATCGAAGTACGGTAGTTTCCCTGCTTCACCAAATTTCAAAACCTATCAGTATTGCTGGCTACGGGACGGTACTTTTATAGCTTATGCCTTAGATCTGGTAGGAGAACATGAAAGATCCGAGCGCTTCTATAATTGGGTTGATAGCACCTTAAAGCGTTATTCATATAAATATAAAAACCTGATAGAAAAACAGCTGCGCAAAGAAATTATCGGTACGGATGAATATTTTCATACTCGTTACACCTTGGCCGGTGAAGAAGGGCAAGAACCATGGGGGAATTTCCAGTTAGATGGTTACGGAACTTACCTATGGGGTTTATCACAGCATATACGGTTGGCGGGAAAAAATCCAATTCTCTGGGTGACTAGCATTGAGACGGTAATCGACTATCTTTTGAAATTCTGGTGGGTACCATGTTTTGACTGTTGGGAAGAAAATGAAAATTGGGTACATCCTTCTACTTTAGGTTGTATTTATGGAGGCCTTAAGGAAATAATTATTGATTTTGATTATAAAAAAGATCTCGTTAATAATGTCTTAATACAAATCAAGGAAAAAATACTCACGGAGTATGTTGAAGATGGCCATTTTGTAAAGTTGCCGGGATCTTCAGAAGTTGATGCCAATCTTTTGTGGTTGAGTGTTCCTTTTGGTGTAATCGAGCCGCAGCACCCTCTTATGCGCAGAACAGTTGAAAAAATCGAAGAAGATTTAACCGATGGAGGGGTGAAAAGATATCGCACGGACACGTACTATGGGGGAGGGCAATGGGTGTTATTAACTGCGTGGCTGGGCTGGTACTATTGTAAAGTAGGTGAATGGAACAAAGCTAAAAGGTGCCTGAAATGGGTTGAAGATCAATTTGATGGCGAAGGAAGATTACCTGAACAGGTACCTTATTGTCTTAATTCGGAAGAACATTACTGGAAATGGGTTAACAAATGGGGACCCATTGCCAAACCTTTACTCTGGTCCCACGCCATGTACATTATTTTAAAACTAGCTGTTATGAAGGCCTAA
- the pdxT gene encoding pyridoxal 5'-phosphate synthase glutaminase subunit PdxT — translation MLIGVLALQGAFREHRMAIKECGVDSIEVRKRQELEQVDGLIIPGGESTTMGRLLIDYDLMEPIQKKAAAGMPIYGTCAGLVLLAKEIEGSNQPRLGLMEMEVKRNAFGRQVDSFEADLQIPALGDTPFRGVFIRAPYITRVGPEIEVLAKYDDKIIFARQGQFLASAFHPELTKDLRIHKYFLKMVEEATST, via the coding sequence ATGCTGATAGGAGTTCTGGCATTACAGGGAGCATTTAGAGAACACCGAATGGCTATAAAGGAATGTGGTGTTGACAGTATAGAAGTGCGAAAAAGACAAGAATTGGAGCAGGTTGATGGACTTATCATTCCCGGTGGCGAGAGCACTACCATGGGCAGGCTTTTAATTGATTACGATCTTATGGAGCCTATTCAGAAGAAAGCAGCAGCAGGAATGCCTATATACGGAACTTGTGCCGGATTAGTACTTTTAGCAAAGGAAATTGAAGGGAGCAATCAGCCTCGTTTAGGTTTAATGGAAATGGAAGTTAAAAGAAATGCTTTTGGTAGGCAGGTAGATAGTTTTGAAGCAGACTTACAGATTCCGGCCTTGGGAGATACACCTTTTCGAGGAGTTTTTATCCGGGCGCCATATATAACCCGGGTGGGGCCGGAAATCGAGGTGTTGGCTAAATATGACGATAAAATAATATTTGCCCGTCAAGGGCAGTTTCTTGCTAGCGCATTTCATCCGGAACTGACGAAAGATTTAAGAATCCATAAATATTTCTTAAAAATGGTCGAGGAAGCCACATCCACCTAA
- the pdxS gene encoding pyridoxal 5'-phosphate synthase lyase subunit PdxS: MAEKGTWTVKKGLAEMLKGGVIMDVTTPEQAKIAEEAGACAVMALERVPADIRAAGGVARMADPKVILEIMDAVTIPVMAKARIGHFVEAQILEALGVDYIDESEVLTPADEDYHIDKHAFKVPFVCGARNLGEALRRIGEGAAMIRTKGEPGTGNVVEAVRHMRRMMDEIRSLQNMPREELMTAAKKLGAPYELVVQVAELGRLPVVNFAAGGIATPADAALMMQLGADGVFVGSGIFKSKNPAARAKAIVAAVTHYNDPQILAEVSKDLGEAMPGLEIASIPEHERMQERGW; this comes from the coding sequence ATGGCAGAAAAAGGGACATGGACGGTGAAAAAAGGCTTAGCTGAAATGTTAAAAGGCGGCGTAATTATGGACGTGACTACGCCCGAACAGGCCAAAATAGCTGAGGAAGCAGGAGCTTGCGCGGTTATGGCTCTGGAAAGGGTGCCGGCGGACATCAGAGCGGCCGGGGGAGTGGCCAGAATGGCTGACCCCAAAGTGATCCTGGAAATTATGGATGCCGTAACCATACCGGTAATGGCAAAGGCCAGAATAGGGCACTTCGTAGAGGCCCAGATCTTAGAAGCGCTGGGGGTAGATTATATCGATGAGAGTGAGGTTTTAACGCCGGCTGATGAAGATTATCATATTGACAAACATGCTTTCAAAGTACCCTTCGTATGTGGCGCTCGTAATTTAGGAGAAGCCTTAAGACGGATAGGCGAAGGGGCGGCCATGATCAGGACTAAAGGGGAACCGGGAACAGGTAACGTAGTTGAGGCAGTAAGGCATATGCGCCGGATGATGGACGAAATAAGAAGTTTACAAAATATGCCCAGAGAGGAACTCATGACGGCTGCTAAAAAACTGGGAGCTCCATACGAGCTGGTAGTGCAGGTAGCTGAATTGGGTAGACTACCGGTAGTGAATTTCGCTGCCGGAGGAATTGCCACCCCTGCAGATGCAGCTTTAATGATGCAGTTAGGGGCTGATGGAGTTTTCGTAGGTTCCGGAATCTTTAAGTCTAAAAATCCGGCAGCCAGAGCTAAAGCAATAGTAGCGGCAGTAACTCATTATAATGATCCTCAGATTTTGGCAGAGGTTTCTAAGGATCTGGGAGAAGCTATGCCGGGATTGGAAATAGCTTCAATTCCTGAACATGAACGAATGCAGGAACGCGGCTGGTAA